From the genome of Sporosarcina sp. 6E9, one region includes:
- a CDS encoding acyl-CoA dehydrogenase family protein, with product MKSIQSDYENILHEMASEFREVALDLERFPNKISEYLNLEGVKGLSRLMVPEKYNDSPLTINKQKIYGVNLLERVIALEILAYGDVGVLLASPGPSLSGQVIMDLGNDEQQERYYSTILKDDRWTFFAMSEPTKGSDASNIKTNLSKKGDYYVLNGEKKYIGNGTRGKIGVVFVKSSDGPLGISSILMKSNKKGFNALPLETLGLKAAGLSHLHFNEVVIEPKDLLGSHLSPTRRGLWGAIQTFNRMRPGVAALGLGIAQATLDYILDNRSNYTLDENKVIEQYKDDIKMVRALIRTAAVQLEKDPSNGYMASMAKIKAIELVEGITEYALYLFAPHALLTHPFLNKWFRDARGLEFMEGTSNIQKLNVFQSYYNGKISYV from the coding sequence ATGAAGTCTATTCAGTCCGATTATGAAAATATACTACATGAGATGGCATCGGAATTCAGAGAAGTTGCCTTAGATCTCGAAAGATTTCCAAATAAAATTAGTGAATATTTAAATCTCGAGGGGGTCAAAGGTCTCTCGCGGTTAATGGTTCCTGAAAAGTATAATGACTCTCCATTAACAATTAATAAACAAAAGATATACGGAGTTAACCTATTAGAAAGAGTTATTGCGTTAGAAATCTTGGCCTATGGCGATGTTGGTGTACTATTAGCTTCACCTGGTCCGTCATTATCTGGACAAGTCATTATGGATTTGGGTAATGATGAACAACAAGAAAGGTACTATAGTACAATTCTCAAGGACGATAGATGGACATTTTTTGCAATGTCTGAACCAACAAAAGGGTCAGATGCCTCCAATATTAAAACTAACCTTTCGAAGAAGGGGGATTATTACGTTTTAAATGGTGAGAAAAAGTATATTGGAAATGGAACACGTGGAAAGATCGGAGTTGTTTTTGTAAAAAGTTCAGATGGGCCATTGGGTATTAGCAGTATTCTAATGAAATCCAATAAAAAGGGTTTTAACGCTTTACCATTGGAAACATTGGGACTAAAAGCAGCTGGGTTATCTCATCTGCACTTTAACGAAGTTGTTATTGAGCCTAAAGATCTTTTAGGATCACACTTAAGTCCAACGAGGCGAGGACTTTGGGGAGCCATTCAAACATTCAATCGAATGCGCCCAGGTGTTGCGGCACTTGGATTAGGTATTGCCCAAGCTACCCTTGATTATATTTTAGATAATAGAAGTAATTACACTTTAGATGAAAACAAAGTTATAGAACAGTATAAGGATGACATTAAGATGGTAAGAGCACTTATACGTACTGCAGCAGTTCAATTGGAAAAGGATCCTTCAAATGGATATATGGCTTCTATGGCTAAAATTAAGGCAATTGAACTTGTTGAAGGAATTACGGAGTATGCACTTTATCTATTTGCTCCGCACGCTTTGTTAACACATCCGTTTTTAAATAAATGGTTTCGGGACGCTCGCGGACTAGAATTTATGGAGGGTACTTCAAACATTCAAAAGTTAAATGTTTTTCAAAGTTATTATAATGGAAAAATATCATATGTCTAA
- a CDS encoding 3-oxoacyl-[acyl-carrier-protein] synthase III C-terminal domain-containing protein: MNIGIRALETFIPKNRQSVEDVLRENECTEMEIKLFKRIHKLNQVPIVNEGQRLEETLSIPLKKLFKSSKKNKIELVLYTHTIIPQVPYNYELIYRVLKQFELEKVTYYGISHFNCASFFTGLEMANDFLQKSPDDCEVLIISGDQTNFMTESRYLQKSSIIGDSSAAMILGKNVESRQILSINTLIDAKFHAGIYANKKEVNEFNQVYIERISKLIDGTLEKCNLSLKDIDWIIPHNVNITTWRKIAKEKQFDFNKIMTHLIEKIGHTYCTDAQLNLEYAESEGLLKKGDLCLLIGVGLGAFFGASLIKI, encoded by the coding sequence ATGAATATTGGGATTAGGGCACTGGAAACATTCATACCTAAAAATCGACAATCTGTTGAGGATGTATTGAGGGAAAATGAATGTACTGAAATGGAGATAAAGTTATTCAAAAGAATCCACAAGCTAAATCAGGTACCAATCGTGAATGAAGGTCAACGACTAGAAGAAACATTAAGTATCCCTTTAAAGAAGCTCTTTAAATCATCTAAGAAAAACAAAATTGAACTTGTTCTATATACACATACCATTATTCCACAGGTTCCTTATAATTATGAGTTAATTTACAGGGTATTGAAACAATTTGAATTGGAAAAAGTGACCTACTATGGTATTTCTCATTTTAATTGCGCATCCTTTTTTACTGGATTGGAGATGGCAAATGATTTCTTGCAAAAGTCCCCCGATGATTGTGAAGTATTAATCATTAGTGGTGATCAAACTAATTTTATGACAGAAAGCCGTTATTTACAAAAGTCTTCGATCATAGGAGATTCATCAGCTGCTATGATTCTAGGGAAAAATGTTGAATCAAGACAAATTCTATCTATAAATACATTAATAGATGCAAAGTTCCATGCTGGTATATATGCAAATAAGAAAGAAGTAAATGAGTTTAATCAGGTATATATAGAACGTATTAGTAAATTAATTGATGGTACTTTGGAAAAATGTAATCTTTCCTTGAAGGATATCGATTGGATAATACCACACAATGTAAACATTACAACTTGGAGAAAAATCGCGAAGGAAAAACAATTTGATTTCAATAAAATAATGACGCATTTAATAGAAAAAATTGGTCATACGTACTGTACGGATGCACAACTCAATTTAGAATACGCAGAAAGTGAAGGTCTACTTAAGAAAGGGGATTTATGTTTGTTGATTGGCGTGGGTTTGGGTGCCTTCTTTGGTGCAAGCTTAATAAAAATATAA
- a CDS encoding acyl carrier protein has translation MNKEKMIELIISAIKEVVNVDHAIQKDTKLFDDLSLDSTSIIELLMVLEDVVPNLIIDPEELKADHFKTVETLSEYALSSLGEEVQ, from the coding sequence ATGAATAAAGAAAAAATGATAGAACTTATTATCTCGGCAATTAAAGAAGTGGTTAATGTTGATCATGCAATTCAAAAGGATACAAAATTATTTGATGATCTTAGTTTGGATTCTACCTCTATCATTGAACTATTAATGGTTCTTGAGGATGTAGTACCAAATTTAATTATTGATCCGGAAGAATTGAAGGCAGATCACTTTAAGACTGTAGAAACTCTTTCTGAGTATGCTTTGTCAAGTCTTGGAGAAGAAGTGCAGTGA
- a CDS encoding type III PLP-dependent enzyme — translation MPNLEYDNLESVCDKFGTPLYLYDGESLELNFLNLRNNLHQSLEIFYSLKANPNISIFSLLHSLGAKAEVSSLAELITVLKCKTDPKDIIFLGPGKSIEEIEMCVMQDIYSIVCESSQELELINEISKKHNKITNVSLRVNPSFSVKGARLTMSGKPSQFGIDEELLSQVIETIMTKHTNIHLQGFQTYMGTRILDEGIIIENTRKILNNADRFSEMYGLNLEMVDIGGGLGVPYFEHEESLDIDKLCQGLNVLIDEFKLKYPSTRLIMELGRYLTAESGIYVTKARYLKESRGEKYIVADGGTNHHMAAVGIGSFVKRNFPIISLSNPKAEKSVVYNISGPLCTPNDTIGKNVKLPEVNPGDLIGILNSGAYGPTASPTLFLSHGFPAEVLYYQGDYNLIRHRDDVDSMLNKQRLLLFKKHNIEQIK, via the coding sequence ATGCCTAACTTGGAATACGATAATCTGGAATCGGTATGTGATAAATTTGGTACGCCATTGTATTTATATGATGGGGAAAGTCTTGAACTCAATTTCCTGAATTTAAGAAATAATCTTCATCAATCATTGGAGATATTTTACTCATTAAAAGCCAATCCCAATATTTCAATATTTTCTTTGTTACATTCTCTAGGAGCAAAAGCCGAGGTCTCCTCCTTAGCGGAATTAATCACTGTCCTAAAATGTAAAACAGATCCGAAGGATATTATATTTCTTGGCCCTGGAAAATCAATCGAAGAAATAGAAATGTGCGTGATGCAAGATATCTATTCTATTGTGTGCGAATCTTCGCAGGAACTCGAACTAATAAATGAAATTTCAAAAAAACATAATAAAATTACAAATGTTTCCCTACGTGTAAATCCCTCTTTTTCCGTTAAAGGTGCTCGTTTAACGATGAGTGGGAAGCCGAGTCAATTTGGTATAGATGAAGAATTACTATCACAAGTAATTGAAACCATTATGACAAAGCACACCAATATTCATTTACAAGGATTTCAAACCTACATGGGAACTAGAATTTTGGATGAAGGTATAATAATAGAAAATACCAGGAAGATTTTAAATAATGCAGATCGTTTTTCAGAAATGTATGGGTTAAATTTGGAAATGGTTGATATTGGTGGAGGTCTTGGAGTTCCTTATTTTGAACATGAAGAAAGTCTTGATATCGACAAATTGTGTCAAGGATTGAATGTTTTAATAGATGAATTTAAGTTGAAATATCCCAGTACTAGATTGATTATGGAGCTCGGCCGTTATTTAACTGCTGAATCAGGAATTTATGTAACAAAAGCAAGGTATTTAAAAGAGTCTAGGGGAGAGAAGTATATAGTTGCAGATGGTGGAACGAATCATCATATGGCTGCTGTAGGAATTGGTTCATTTGTAAAACGTAATTTTCCAATCATCTCTTTATCAAATCCAAAAGCTGAAAAAAGTGTTGTTTATAATATTTCAGGCCCACTGTGTACACCGAATGATACGATTGGGAAAAATGTAAAACTACCTGAAGTCAACCCGGGAGATTTGATTGGGATATTAAATTCAGGTGCATATGGCCCAACAGCATCACCTACTTTATTTTTAAGTCATGGGTTCCCAGCGGAGGTTTTATATTATCAAGGTGATTACAATTTGATTAGACATAGAGATGATGTAGATTCGATGTTAAATAAGCAAAGGTTACTTTTATTTAAAAAACACAATATAGAACAAATAAAATAA
- a CDS encoding ATP-grasp domain-containing protein, whose amino-acid sequence MLKVNTYFDKSLKNCLVNSEEARFIYLNNFEVEEKWTSNDHYKMPTISLGNSERVVNRMEELCLHLASENDYLLLKDQVDVDYFHYLKEQGFKLPNIIVVNYKNPSLNITESILECELTITKLKGLKGASTYLMPFGTSDLEEKLSETVGIPLSTPSSDIYKQVNSKIYGRNVNETTKIQQIPGFNCNSIQDLEDGFNNFEKDILNGEKIVIKDALGVSGKGITIIGSHQKFAQYLKLLQRSLKRNPSKSINMVMEKWIDKQTEVNYQFIVSTKGEVLFNFVKESIVKDSVHQGHITPSNLTNEQIEILRDAANKIGRELHKSGYFGIVGVDAIVCVNGVVYPNMEINARFNMSTYQSVIQERYLDDKVALAKKVDLKLNSWKNFKKIESYLGDILFESKRGTGLLITNFATLNAAYQEEGVQYSGRLYYMVIENNNEDLISTDEIFKERISKIEEYVCHA is encoded by the coding sequence TTGCTGAAGGTAAATACGTATTTTGATAAAAGCCTCAAGAACTGTTTAGTAAATAGTGAAGAAGCTCGCTTTATTTATTTAAATAATTTTGAGGTAGAAGAGAAATGGACATCAAATGATCATTATAAAATGCCAACAATATCATTAGGTAATTCTGAAAGAGTAGTAAATAGAATGGAGGAATTATGTCTTCACTTGGCATCTGAAAATGATTATTTATTGTTAAAGGATCAAGTTGATGTAGATTATTTTCATTATTTAAAAGAACAAGGATTCAAATTACCAAATATTATTGTAGTTAATTATAAAAATCCATCACTCAATATAACCGAGAGTATTTTAGAATGTGAACTTACTATTACAAAATTAAAAGGACTGAAAGGTGCAAGTACATATCTCATGCCTTTTGGTACATCAGATTTAGAAGAAAAACTATCGGAAACTGTTGGTATTCCGCTTTCAACACCATCAAGTGATATTTACAAACAGGTTAATAGCAAAATTTACGGTAGAAACGTTAATGAGACTACAAAGATACAACAAATTCCTGGATTCAATTGTAATTCAATCCAGGATTTAGAAGATGGTTTTAACAACTTCGAAAAAGATATTTTGAATGGAGAAAAAATAGTTATAAAAGATGCACTTGGTGTCTCGGGAAAAGGTATAACAATCATAGGATCGCATCAAAAGTTTGCGCAATATCTTAAATTACTTCAAAGGTCCTTAAAACGTAACCCCTCAAAATCTATAAATATGGTAATGGAAAAGTGGATAGATAAACAGACAGAGGTAAATTATCAATTTATCGTAAGCACTAAAGGCGAGGTATTGTTTAACTTTGTCAAAGAATCTATTGTGAAAGATAGTGTTCACCAAGGCCATATAACTCCCTCGAATTTAACAAATGAACAGATAGAAATATTACGTGACGCTGCAAACAAGATAGGAAGAGAGCTTCATAAAAGTGGGTATTTTGGGATTGTAGGAGTTGATGCAATCGTGTGTGTGAACGGGGTTGTCTATCCAAACATGGAAATAAACGCTCGCTTTAATATGTCTACTTATCAGTCTGTGATTCAAGAGCGATACTTGGATGACAAAGTTGCTCTGGCAAAAAAAGTTGATTTGAAGTTAAACTCGTGGAAGAATTTTAAAAAAATAGAGTCGTATTTGGGAGATATACTTTTTGAAAGTAAAAGAGGGACAGGTCTGTTAATTACAAATTTCGCCACACTTAATGCTGCGTATCAAGAAGAGGGCGTACAATATTCCGGCAGGCTTTATTACATGGTAATTGAAAATAATAATGAAGATCTTATAAGTACAGATGAAATATTTAAAGAAAGAATATCCAAAATAGAGGAGTATGTATGCCATGCCTAA
- a CDS encoding 3-oxoacyl-[acyl-carrier-protein] synthase III C-terminal domain-containing protein gives MTGISLIESYLPSKQESISDLSENLGLTTFQTKLLTRIHGLEKIRYDPEETLFNLLKEPIIKILPKVDSSKIKYILYAHTIQNVTPHTINIVEQIKEEFNLKHAISFSVTQHNCASALTAIEIASHLLKKGGDNVLLITGEKAFTPSAQVIPNTSIMGEGSSASILTRNSEKNKLLSMERTILGKYYSGIYQDSELLKEFEKTYVKTLCNTISRALKTAKVRLEDLKIIIPHNVNKTSWLRVADYLQINKNKIYLNNISEFGHCFSSDPFINYSSIEQAGLLEKDDYFLMVSVGLGAVFSVGVFQY, from the coding sequence ATGACCGGAATATCTTTAATAGAATCATATTTACCTTCAAAACAAGAGAGTATAAGTGATTTAAGTGAGAATTTAGGACTTACTACTTTCCAGACTAAGCTATTAACTAGAATTCATGGTTTAGAGAAAATTAGATATGATCCAGAAGAAACATTATTTAATTTATTAAAAGAACCTATTATTAAAATTTTACCTAAGGTAGACTCATCAAAAATAAAATATATTCTTTACGCACATACCATACAAAACGTAACTCCACACACGATTAATATAGTTGAGCAGATTAAAGAGGAGTTTAATTTAAAACATGCTATTTCCTTCTCTGTAACTCAGCATAATTGTGCATCTGCATTAACCGCAATTGAAATTGCAAGTCACCTTCTTAAAAAAGGAGGAGATAATGTTTTATTAATAACTGGTGAGAAAGCCTTTACCCCATCCGCCCAGGTTATACCAAATACAAGTATTATGGGGGAAGGGTCATCTGCTTCCATCTTAACAAGGAATAGCGAAAAAAATAAATTACTGTCAATGGAGCGAACAATTCTTGGAAAGTACTATTCCGGAATTTATCAGGATAGTGAACTATTAAAGGAATTTGAAAAGACCTATGTAAAAACACTTTGTAATACAATATCAAGAGCGCTTAAAACTGCGAAAGTTAGATTGGAAGATTTGAAAATTATAATACCTCATAATGTTAATAAGACATCGTGGTTAAGAGTTGCTGATTATCTCCAAATAAATAAAAACAAAATATATTTAAATAACATATCGGAATTTGGACATTGCTTTAGTTCAGATCCTTTTATTAATTATAGTTCAATCGAACAAGCGGGATTGTTGGAGAAAGATGATTATTTCCTAATGGTAAGTGTTGGGCTAGGTGCAGTTTTCTCGGTTGGAGTATTTCAGTATTAG
- a CDS encoding DUF4181 domain-containing protein — protein sequence MIEIIIVGIVFIVIGFITESFLKRKYEIDRKGNPLSKPIKRLQFILLTICFISYLVIAFSFTITNGDFNLLFVLIPFFIVISFIRGFMQWKYNRNAKVWILETYSAILVFPI from the coding sequence ATGATAGAAATAATTATTGTAGGAATCGTGTTTATCGTTATTGGTTTCATTACGGAATCCTTTTTGAAAAGAAAATATGAAATTGATCGAAAGGGTAACCCCCTAAGCAAACCAATTAAGCGCCTACAATTTATCTTATTGACGATTTGTTTCATTAGTTATCTAGTGATCGCTTTTTCCTTTACTATCACAAATGGTGATTTCAATTTATTGTTTGTGCTCATTCCATTTTTTATTGTCATTTCGTTCATCCGTGGATTCATGCAGTGGAAATATAATAGAAATGCGAAAGTATGGATTCTTGAAACCTACAGTGCAATTTTGGTTTTCCCCATTTGA
- a CDS encoding DUF2207 domain-containing protein — protein sequence MSWKKVVPACLLIVLLLIPTAAFAVDFNISNVVIEVHLKENGDADVVEKHTYVFDSKFNGVTREIIAKQGTAITEFVAYENNKRLKVEHEKGTYKIFRSGKKETIEVEMRYGIVNAMEKYEDGAQFYWPFFDKRNETDYGNMTIMVHPPAAAHDVLYLGYDSAYEKGHLRSNGIVEFRLGNVSAGENGDIRVVYETELFPSIVEQNGAIRDEVKAEKSILAEELKQFVASQEKTNKFGLFGVPIGGIFLFILFGSMYKKRRDYKLLVLDDLKNRKSLVPKEKLSMPATIYYANSGTLTPGATAAALLDLVRQGFVKQLSDTQFELIHRDVQHAHEAALIELLFDEVGDGQSFDVADLETYTKNKKNHSIYSKLLSAWRTGVIGEVKQHTFIEKTPGVRWLLVGLSAIFVVGAILFGRYELFFLMAIAAFFAFISLLMAIFYRLRNLEGHLLFEEWKQFRQAFDKLDLDEWNLLETDDKFRAYAFSVGTGDKRVMKQFNEFRAAEQRTAYSNESFHYYDSVFMSNSFASANKNANVDAGGSSTSSSSGGGTGGGGGGSGAF from the coding sequence ATGAGTTGGAAAAAAGTTGTTCCAGCATGTTTACTCATAGTTTTACTACTTATACCGACCGCGGCATTTGCGGTTGATTTTAACATATCGAATGTGGTGATTGAGGTACATCTAAAAGAGAACGGTGATGCAGACGTCGTTGAAAAACATACATATGTCTTCGATAGTAAATTTAACGGAGTCACGCGTGAAATCATTGCAAAGCAAGGCACAGCGATTACTGAATTCGTGGCTTATGAAAATAACAAACGGCTTAAAGTTGAACATGAAAAAGGAACTTATAAAATTTTCAGGTCCGGGAAAAAAGAAACCATTGAAGTTGAAATGCGCTATGGAATTGTAAATGCAATGGAGAAATACGAAGACGGTGCACAATTTTATTGGCCGTTTTTCGATAAAAGAAATGAAACTGATTACGGCAATATGACAATCATGGTACATCCCCCAGCTGCGGCGCATGATGTGCTATACCTTGGATATGATTCGGCATATGAAAAGGGACATCTTCGGTCGAATGGGATTGTAGAATTTCGTTTAGGCAATGTATCAGCCGGTGAAAACGGCGATATTCGCGTTGTCTATGAAACAGAATTGTTTCCATCGATTGTTGAACAAAATGGTGCAATTCGTGATGAAGTGAAAGCAGAAAAAAGTATTTTGGCGGAAGAACTTAAACAATTTGTAGCCAGTCAAGAGAAAACAAATAAATTTGGGTTGTTCGGGGTGCCAATTGGTGGAATTTTTCTGTTTATCCTATTCGGGTCAATGTATAAGAAAAGACGCGATTACAAATTATTAGTTCTTGACGACTTGAAAAATAGAAAATCTTTAGTTCCAAAAGAAAAACTTAGCATGCCAGCGACAATTTATTATGCAAACAGCGGTACATTAACACCAGGCGCTACAGCCGCAGCATTACTCGATTTAGTACGACAGGGATTTGTTAAGCAACTTTCCGACACGCAATTTGAGCTGATTCACCGCGATGTGCAACATGCCCATGAAGCTGCGTTAATTGAATTGTTGTTTGATGAAGTGGGCGATGGCCAAAGTTTTGATGTCGCTGATTTGGAAACATACACAAAAAATAAAAAGAATCATTCGATATATAGCAAGTTATTATCAGCTTGGCGAACGGGTGTTATAGGGGAAGTTAAACAACATACATTTATTGAAAAGACACCAGGGGTTCGCTGGTTATTGGTTGGCTTAAGCGCTATTTTTGTAGTCGGGGCAATTCTATTTGGTCGTTATGAATTGTTTTTTCTCATGGCGATTGCAGCCTTTTTCGCCTTTATTTCGTTGCTCATGGCGATTTTTTATAGATTGCGTAATTTGGAGGGCCATCTTTTGTTCGAAGAGTGGAAACAGTTCCGTCAAGCATTTGACAAGCTAGACTTGGATGAATGGAACTTACTCGAAACGGATGACAAATTCCGCGCTTATGCATTCTCCGTTGGAACGGGTGACAAAAGAGTTATGAAGCAATTTAACGAATTCAGGGCTGCTGAACAAAGGACCGCGTATTCAAACGAAAGCTTCCATTACTATGATTCTGTATTCATGTCCAATTCATTTGCAAGTGCGAACAAAAATGCAAATGTCGATGCCGGTGGTTCATCAACTTCTTCATCAAGTGGTGGGGGAACCGGTGGCGGCGGAGGTGGATCCGGAGCATTCTAG
- a CDS encoding isochorismatase family protein codes for MRHFDDEEASPLYKGSAGSELHSSIKEYADLVIEKQTPSPFLNTNLATVLEKLGVKHLFITGFNTEFCCMFTAIAAFDRGYKVTFLENATGTVNTDETYEMKGLDIRDFVGTVLHWSDAVEVLDYEEYVDEYKTNKTV; via the coding sequence GTGAGACATTTCGACGATGAAGAGGCAAGTCCTCTTTATAAAGGCTCTGCTGGATCTGAATTACATAGTTCTATTAAGGAATATGCAGATCTTGTAATTGAGAAACAAACGCCGAGTCCTTTTTTAAACACGAATTTAGCTACAGTATTGGAGAAGCTTGGTGTCAAACATCTTTTCATAACAGGCTTCAACACAGAGTTTTGTTGTATGTTTACAGCCATTGCAGCATTTGACAGGGGATATAAAGTAACGTTTCTGGAAAATGCAACGGGAACAGTAAATACAGACGAGACCTATGAAATGAAAGGTTTGGACATTAGAGACTTTGTCGGTACCGTTTTGCATTGGTCAGATGCCGTGGAAGTGTTAGATTATGAGGAATATGTAGATGAGTATAAGACAAATAAGACTGTTTAA
- a CDS encoding GlsB/YeaQ/YmgE family stress response membrane protein, with product MGLLLYLIIGGIIGWFASLVLEKDMPGGVVGNVIAGIVGAWIGGRLLGNWGPKLADFYLIPAIIGALIFVIILGFVMKSTRKRW from the coding sequence ATGGGCTTACTATTGTATTTAATCATTGGCGGTATCATCGGTTGGTTTGCGAGCTTAGTTCTGGAAAAAGACATGCCGGGCGGAGTCGTAGGTAACGTTATTGCTGGTATCGTCGGCGCATGGATTGGAGGCAGATTACTCGGTAATTGGGGTCCTAAACTCGCCGATTTTTACCTCATCCCCGCAATCATCGGGGCACTTATCTTTGTAATTATCTTAGGTTTTGTTATGAAATCAACGCGTAAGAGATGGTGA
- a CDS encoding GrpB family protein, with protein MRKTVIHPWTAEWEKFYLAEEEILKEVLADELIDIFHIGSTSIPPVGYAKPIIDILIVVKNIGAVDLYNDLMKSIGYESKGEFGIPDRRYFPKGKANRTHHVHIFQTGDEAIQVHLDFKEYLLVHPIEAKKYGDLKRELAKWFPHNTHQYQDGKEQFVKKLVEKAIEWRSNRITTTHVDWGGHKLKLTWKPGLLPKTALITSVHGFCFQHEKLMMVDLNDRGWDFPGGHIEDGETAEDCFKREAMEEGYVEGECLLLGAIEINHNENPLWNEQSPYPKIGYQVFFRMDITHLHPFDAAFESSRRTFIQPREASKYHKGWHAVVEEILQVAKRSY; from the coding sequence ATGAGGAAAACAGTTATTCATCCTTGGACGGCTGAATGGGAAAAGTTTTATCTTGCGGAAGAAGAAATTCTGAAAGAGGTACTTGCAGATGAACTAATAGATATTTTTCATATCGGAAGCACATCAATCCCGCCGGTCGGCTATGCGAAACCGATAATTGATATATTAATTGTTGTAAAAAATATTGGAGCTGTGGATTTATATAACGACTTGATGAAGTCAATCGGTTACGAATCCAAAGGCGAATTTGGAATTCCAGACAGAAGGTATTTTCCAAAGGGGAAAGCCAATAGAACGCATCATGTACATATATTTCAAACCGGAGACGAAGCCATACAAGTCCACTTGGATTTCAAAGAATATTTACTGGTACATCCAATAGAAGCCAAAAAATATGGCGACTTGAAAAGAGAACTCGCAAAATGGTTTCCTCATAACACGCATCAATACCAGGATGGGAAAGAACAATTTGTAAAAAAACTTGTAGAAAAAGCGATTGAATGGCGTTCAAACAGAATTACAACAACTCACGTAGATTGGGGCGGCCACAAGTTAAAGCTGACATGGAAACCAGGCTTGCTGCCCAAAACAGCGCTCATCACTAGCGTTCATGGCTTCTGTTTTCAACATGAAAAGTTAATGATGGTCGATTTGAATGACCGAGGATGGGATTTTCCAGGCGGCCATATTGAAGATGGTGAAACGGCTGAGGATTGTTTTAAACGTGAGGCAATGGAAGAAGGATATGTCGAAGGCGAGTGCTTACTCCTAGGGGCGATTGAAATCAATCACAATGAAAATCCATTGTGGAATGAACAAAGTCCTTACCCGAAAATAGGCTATCAAGTTTTTTTCCGGATGGACATCACGCACTTACATCCTTTTGATGCGGCATTCGAATCGAGTAGAAGAACCTTCATTCAACCTAGGGAAGCATCAAAGTATCATAAAGGCTGGCATGCGGTTGTTGAGGAAATCTTACAGGTTGCAAAGAGATCCTACTGA
- a CDS encoding GNAT family N-acetyltransferase has product MENFIIKEEDIRVRELVKNDKTKLAKWLSNPEVLQYYEGRDNPFDVEKVEREFFGDEDDVTRCLIEYKETPIGYVQFYEIDVEERGLYGYPASNDVIYGMDQFIGESLYWNKGIGTKLISSVVEYLIHKKGADRLVMDPQTQNDRAIRCYETCGFEKVKLLPKRELHEGAYRDCWLMEYSRKTDEDL; this is encoded by the coding sequence ATGGAAAATTTTATTATCAAAGAAGAAGATATACGAGTTCGTGAATTAGTAAAAAATGATAAAACCAAACTAGCAAAATGGCTTTCAAATCCTGAAGTTTTACAGTATTACGAAGGTCGCGATAACCCTTTTGACGTAGAAAAAGTCGAGCGGGAGTTTTTTGGTGATGAAGACGATGTGACTCGTTGTCTAATTGAATATAAAGAAACGCCCATTGGTTATGTTCAGTTTTATGAAATTGACGTTGAAGAGAGAGGGCTTTATGGTTATCCGGCTTCAAATGATGTCATTTATGGGATGGATCAGTTTATCGGTGAATCTCTGTATTGGAATAAAGGAATAGGCACAAAGCTGATCAGTTCTGTTGTGGAGTATTTAATTCACAAAAAAGGGGCTGATAGGCTAGTAATGGACCCGCAAACGCAGAATGATCGTGCCATACGATGTTACGAAACATGTGGTTTTGAAAAGGTTAAATTGCTTCCGAAAAGAGAGCTGCATGAAGGTGCGTATCGTGATTGTTGGTTGATGGAATATAGCAGGAAAACAGATGAAGATTTGTGA